A genomic region of Lycorma delicatula isolate Av1 chromosome 4, ASM4794821v1, whole genome shotgun sequence contains the following coding sequences:
- the ND-19 gene encoding NADH dehydrogenase [ubiquinone] 1 alpha subcomplex subunit 8, with product MAATWDVQLPTDEELTVPEVKLSAVPLRAAAFHLGKYCEGINNEFMLCRNELEDPRKCLNEGKAVTSCSLEFFRKLKKHCNEEFTAYYNCIDRSSADYKFSPCRKTQNAYDQCVLENLNLERPEYGYFCRVRVHKTDRPKVIEEPDVYEVPPGLPEDYEKYDAKYGSRYPFFP from the exons ATGGCTGCTACGTGGGATGTGCAGCTTCCTACTGACGAAGAATTAACCGTTCCTGAAGTAAAATTAAGTGCAGTTCCACTTCGAGCTGCTGCATTTCATTTAGGAAAATATTGCGAAGGTATTAATAAT gAATTTATGCTTTGCCGTAATGAATTAGAAGATCCTCGCAAGTGTTTGAATGAAGGGAAAGCTGTGACCAGTTGTTCTCTTGAGTTTTTTCGTAAACTTAAGAAGCATTGCAACGAAGAATTTACTGCTTATTATAACTGTATCGATAGAAGTAGTGCTGATTATAAGTTTTCCCC ATGTCGTAAAACACAAAACGCTTATGATCAATGTGTGCTGGAAAATCTAAATTTGGAAAGACCAGAATATGGCTACTTCTGCAGAGTCAGAGTTCATAAAACTGATCGACCCAAGGTTATTGAAGAACCTGATGTTTATGAGGTTCCACCAGGACTTCCTGAAGATTATGAAAAGTATGATGCTAAATATGGAAGTCGTTACCCATTCttcccttaa